The following coding sequences are from one Nitrospirota bacterium window:
- a CDS encoding MFS transporter produces the protein MNSCPRCFSRCVSDKRTGARSPSCTRSDANGAVPVSQLHSHGSPWRALSHRNFALFLAGHGISVCGTWMQSLAQAWLVWRLTHSPFLLGLVEFLNRAPILFLGVFAGLAADRWPRYRLMVIAQMLLMVLAGTLAALTLSGTVTVGWIMGLAFLQGLVYALETPVRQTFMTDLVPRADMPSAIGLNSSMFNSARVIGPSIAGLLVSQVGEGICFLINTASFLVILGCLAAMRLPPPQPGATAGSLGLLREAFGYAWRTPHARALLLLALVLSVAAMPYTTLLPVFAAEVLDTGPNGLGLLMAATGVGALTAALRLARRSTLLGLKTSIAKAVTLFGSGLLALALSQTLWLSMLILVVVGFSMVSSLAGTNTMLQSLAPEGMRGRVVSLYTTASLGCTIFGSLLAGSSANYFGAQATAAAGGVLTLIAALIFWRALPAIAKHLQEHQLLPPENVPAG, from the coding sequence ATGAACTCCTGTCCTCGTTGCTTTTCCCGCTGCGTTTCCGATAAGAGAACAGGGGCTCGTTCACCATCCTGCACGAGGAGCGACGCAAACGGTGCGGTGCCTGTGAGTCAACTCCATTCCCACGGGTCGCCCTGGCGCGCCCTCTCCCACCGCAACTTCGCCCTGTTCCTGGCCGGACACGGCATCTCCGTTTGCGGCACCTGGATGCAAAGCCTGGCCCAGGCCTGGCTGGTCTGGCGGCTGACCCATTCCCCCTTTCTGCTGGGGCTCGTGGAGTTTCTGAACCGAGCACCGATCTTGTTCCTCGGCGTGTTCGCCGGACTCGCGGCGGACCGCTGGCCCCGTTACCGCCTGATGGTCATCGCCCAGATGCTGCTCATGGTCCTGGCCGGCACGCTGGCGGCGCTCACCCTCAGCGGGACCGTCACGGTCGGCTGGATCATGGGGCTGGCCTTTCTCCAAGGACTGGTCTACGCGCTGGAAACACCGGTGCGGCAGACCTTCATGACCGACCTGGTGCCGCGCGCCGACATGCCCTCGGCCATCGGCTTGAACTCGTCCATGTTCAATTCGGCGCGCGTCATCGGCCCCTCGATCGCCGGGCTGCTGGTCAGCCAGGTCGGCGAAGGGATCTGCTTTCTGATCAATACGGCCAGCTTCCTCGTGATCCTCGGCTGCCTGGCGGCCATGCGCCTTCCTCCGCCGCAGCCGGGCGCGACCGCCGGGTCGCTCGGGCTGCTCCGCGAAGCCTTCGGCTATGCCTGGCGGACCCCGCATGCCCGCGCTTTGCTGCTCCTGGCCCTGGTGTTGAGCGTCGCCGCCATGCCCTATACGACGCTCCTGCCTGTGTTCGCCGCCGAGGTGCTGGACACCGGGCCCAACGGGCTGGGACTCTTGATGGCCGCGACCGGGGTCGGTGCCCTGACCGCGGCGCTCCGGCTGGCCAGACGCAGTACCTTGCTGGGGCTCAAGACCTCCATCGCCAAGGCCGTGACCCTGTTCGGATCGGGCCTGCTGGCCCTGGCCCTGAGCCAGACCCTGTGGCTCTCCATGCTGATCCTGGTGGTCGTCGGGTTCAGCATGGTCAGCAGCCTGGCCGGCACCAACACGATGCTGCAAAGCCTGGCGCCAGAAGGCATGCGCGGGCGGGTGGTCAGCCTGTATACGACGGCGTCGTTGGGCTGCACGATCTTCGGCAGTCTGCTGGCCGGCTCCAGCGCCAACTATTTTGGCGCCCAGGCCACGGCCGCGGCGGGCGGAGTCCTGACGCTGATCGCGGCCCTGATCTTTTGGCGCGCACTGCCGGCGATCGCCAAACACTTGCAGGAACATCAGCTCCTGCCGCCCGAGAACGTGCCCGCCGGTTGA
- a CDS encoding DUF3568 family protein has product MIDWALIIPGQRRRFIPTTSLWLLLSLCLLTGCVGTSSLVLGAGAGTATGSGVAYTMDSIAYKTFTAPLDQVAEATRTTLQSMEFPIRWESRNTSGVDLMAKAGNLSETLEIEIDLERLSPQVTRMRIVASRGFFLKDAATATEIIRLVSKQLDERDRAAALAQDQPAQPSAPPAKP; this is encoded by the coding sequence ATGATCGACTGGGCCCTTATCATCCCGGGGCAGAGGCGACGGTTCATCCCCACAACGTCGCTCTGGCTTTTGTTATCCCTCTGTCTGCTGACCGGCTGTGTCGGCACCAGCTCGCTGGTGCTCGGGGCAGGGGCCGGCACCGCAACCGGGTCCGGCGTCGCCTATACCATGGACAGCATCGCCTACAAGACCTTCACCGCCCCGCTCGACCAGGTCGCCGAGGCTACCAGGACGACTCTGCAATCCATGGAGTTTCCCATCCGGTGGGAGTCGCGCAATACCTCCGGGGTGGACCTCATGGCCAAGGCCGGCAACCTGTCCGAAACGCTGGAAATCGAGATCGACCTCGAACGGCTGAGCCCCCAGGTCACCCGGATGCGCATCGTGGCCAGCCGCGGGTTCTTTTTGAAGGACGCAGCGACCGCCACGGAGATCATCCGGCTGGTCTCAAAGCAACTGGACGAGCGGGATCGGGCCGCCGCCTTGGCTCAGGATCAGCCGGCCCAGCCGTCCGCTCCCCCGGCCAAACCGTGA